A DNA window from Mytilus edulis chromosome 14, xbMytEdul2.2, whole genome shotgun sequence contains the following coding sequences:
- the LOC139503915 gene encoding putative ankyrin repeat protein RF_0381 has product MGLTALHVYFKSYHIKERSYSCYGDLYLLEILDALLAKKPNVNLKDNDEISPLQLAIRNQKTEAVEKLLFSNPIMPFEDSDKLEAFEMCLTIEPQVCLQILDVLSDHLNLANTVDVFFCKFWKYINTHDCSRNREVLDSVTYKILSTEEEVQVNLASDSEYSPLMYFCHFGCFQAVKMLLSHKADVNYVGMRGTILHELLDMTDDDNAVLLFDCLLKEQPKMNISDNMGKTVAEKAIDILCGKRSASSSMGYQYYSPMNERRFKNISLCFQKLLESGVTLDSKDLNDALLMCAEKSDFKGMKSLIRHGADFYRKDIIGNSIFHLCWLASLHGGLDFLRFFIESEHSLKRIDSVDNSILSSLLTFGGIREYGSVTNDKDISEISSFLIQNGACCVKDKEGNGPLHLAAKNGHLSTIGVLLKLDSVSLYDQNEKGDTAVHICLKHPKENICDVIKILLENNSAKLGLNLRNESVLYLAMVAGQRIRTNNVESVTYQLVKTLLRNEADPNEHSRDHIPLFVALETGDVMTSKLLLNASANINATNRRGKCSLHIIYENTWATDSKLSLTQLLLENGLNVNLVDESGKCALFSLVNRYTGHYFTDSDVNSFEEIFNVLLKYGADLNLSDKLDETVLSYICSSGRNVEIGYILLKSGASPKKGCCLQNLLESLQIYGNKSCFLSLISSLLQKGADPNRRRIEGSNIIDCVKNGNILLVEEFIKYGADVNGCDNFKKTALHYACNIGHSKDRYAITTLLVKHGSNLNVASILGERPLDIVVENMIKEMTNAAFFSRANNCGTYTVDLSLLNVLVCGGADLCPVITDTIEQFYESSSFTVHATPLNYRNRNKSALYLLISNGLFQTAEYLLRSGWDVEKEEWFDAFDVSKLDLIENNTMNYSIYKRHDVKAKKAEFKSFLQTVDKGPKLLTTICRKLIRQQLLLVSNGSEIETKISTLPLPEKIKRFLSLKECILENEIIQFE; this is encoded by the exons ATGGGCTTGACGGCATTGCATGTTTATTTCAAATCGTATCACATAAAAG AGAGAAGTTATTCCTGTTATGGCGACTTATACCTTTTAGAAATACTTGATGCACTATTAGCGAAGAAACCAAATGTCAATCTTAAAGATAATGATGAAATTTCTCCCTTACAACTGGCAATTCGCAATCAGAAGACTGAAGCAGTGGAAAAACTTCTATTTTCCAATCCAATCATGCCGTTTGAAGACAGTGATAAATTAGAAGCATTTGAAATGTGTTTGACGATCG agCCACAAGTGTGCTTGCAAATTCTTGATGTTCTTTCTGATCATCTAAACTTGGCCAATACTGTTGATGTCTTCTTCTGTAAGTTTTGGAAATACATAAATACACATGATTGTTCAAGGAACAGGGAAGTTCTTGACAGCGTAACGTATAAGATTTTGTCTACTGAAGAAGAGGTACAAGTTAATTTAGCAAGCGATTCAGAATACTCACCACTTATGTACTTCTGTCATTTTGGATGCTTTCAAGCTGTGAAGATGTTATTGTCTCATAAAGCAGATGTTAACTATGTTGGAATGAGGGGAACTATTCTCCACGAATTGTTAGATATGACAG aTGATGATAATGCTGTGTTGTTATTCGACTGTTTGCTTAAAGAACAACCAAAGATGAACATTTCTGACAACATGGGCAAGACAGTTGCAGAGAAAGCCATTGATATATTGTGCGGAAAGCGTAGTGCATCATCGAGTATGGGTTATCAATATTATTCCCCTATGAATGAACGTAGatttaaaaatattagtttatgtTTTCAAAAATTGTTAGAATCAGGTGTGACTCTGGATTCAAAGGACCTAAATGATGCATTGTTGATGTGTGCTGAGAAAAGTGATTTCAAGGGAATGAAAAGCCTGATACGCCATGGAGCGGACTTTTATAGAAAAGATATAATCGGAAACTCTATCTTTCATCTATGTTGGTTAGCCT CTTTACATGGTGGATTAGACTTTTTAAGGTTCTTTATTGAATCTGAACATTCTTTGAAAAGAATTGATTCGGTAGACAATTCCATATTATCGTCATTATTGACATTTGGAGGGATACGTGAATATGGCTCTGTAACAAACGATAAAGACATATCAGAAATATCATCTTTCCTTATACAAAATGGAGCATGCTGTGTGAAAGATAAAGAAGGAAATGGGCCCTTACATTTAGCTGCTAAGAATGGACACCTGTCAACTATTGGTGTGCTGTTAAAATTGGACAGTGTCTCACTATATGATCAGAACGAAAAAGGTGATACAGCGGTTCATATCTGTTTAAAACATC caAAGGAGAATATATGCGATGTTATTAAAATATTGTTAGAAAATAACAGTGCAAAACTGGGTTTGAACTTACGCAATGAGTCTGTACTCTACCTTGCTATGGTTGCTGGGCAAAGAATACGAACTAACAACGTTGAATCAGTAACGTATCAACTGGTAAAAACATTACTTCGAAACGAAGCTGATCCCAATGAACATTCCAGGGATCATATACCTTTATTTGTTGCGTTGGAGACAGGAGATGTTATGACTTCAAAACTTCTCTTAAATGCTTCAGCAAACATAAATGCAACAAATAGAAGAGGAAAGTGTAGCCTTCACATTATATATGAAAATACATGGGCAACAG atAGTAAACTTTCCCTGACACAATTGCTGCTTGAAAACGGTCTAAATGTTAACTTGGTGGATGAATCAGGAAAATGTGCATTGTTCTCTTTAGTTAATAGGTACACCGGACATTATTTTACCGATTCAGATGTCAACTCATTTGAGGAAATTTTCAATGTTCTCCTGAAGTATGGAGCGGATCTCAATCTTTCTGATAAGTTAGACGAGACAGTATTGAGCTATATCTGTTCTTCTG GAAGAAATGTTGAAATAGGATACATTCTTTTGAAGAGCGGAGCAAGTCCAAAGAAAGGATGCTGCCTTCAAAATTTATTGGAGAGTTTGCAGATATACGGAAATAAAAGTTGTTTTCTTTCGCTTATATCTTCACTGCTCCAAAAAGGGGCGGATCCAAATAGACGTAGAATAGAGGGATCTAATATAATTGACTGTGTTAAAAACGGAAACATCCTTCTTGTTGAAGAGTTCATCAAGTATGGAGCCGACGTAAATGGGTGTGACAATTTTAAGAAAACAGCTCTTCATTATGCCTGTAACATCG GTCATTCGAAAGATAGATATGCAATAACAACTCTTCTCGTGAAACATGGATCAAATTTAAATGTAGCATCCATCTTAGGCGAAAGACCTCTGGATATTGTCGTGGAAAATATGATCAAAGAAATGACAAATGCTGCTTTTTTTTCAAGGGCAAACAATTGTGGCACTTACACGGTAGATTTGTCCTTATTGAATGTACTCGTTTGTGGAGGTGCAGATTTATGTCCTGTAATAACTGACACAATTGAACAATTCTATGAAAGTTCATCATTTACAGTACATGCAACACCATT GAACTATCGAAACAGGAATAAATCTGCCTTGTATTTGTTAATTAGTAACGGACTTTTCCAAACTGCGGAATATTTGCTACGTAGTGGATGGGATGTGGAGAAGGAAGAATGGTTTGATGCCTTTGATGTCTCAAAGCttgatttaattgaaaataacacaATGAATTACAGCATCTATAAACGGCATGATGTTAAGGCAAAAAAGGCAGAATTCAAATCATTTTTGCAGACTGTTGACAAGGGTCCTAAACTTTTAACAACAATATGTAGAAAACTAATTCGACAGCAACTCCTACTGGTATCAAATGGTTCTGAGATTGAAACAAAGATTTCAACACTTCCACTTCCAGAGAAAATAAAACGTTTCTTGTCGTTGAAAGAATGTATTCTGGAAAACGAAATTATTCAGTTTGAATAA
- the LOC139503976 gene encoding zonadhesin-like gives MSSDLNHTLPSLNHTLPRLIHTQPSLIHTQPSLNHARPSLNHTRSSLNHTLPSLNHTLPGLNHTLPRLNHTLPRLIHTQPSLNHARPSLNHTLPRLNHTQPSLNHTLPSLNHARPSLNHTQPSLNHTLPSLNHTLPSLNHTLPSLNHTLPRLIHTQPSLNHARPSLNHTLPSLNHTLSRLNHTLPRLIHTQPSLNHARPSLNHTLPRLNHTQPSLNHTLPRLNHARPSLNHTQPSLNHTLSRLNHTLPRLNHTLPRLNHARPSLNHTLPTLNHTLSRLNHTLPRLNHTLPSLNHTLPRLNHTLPSLNHTLPSLNHTLPSLNHTLPSLNHTLPSLNHTLPRLIHTQPSLNHARPSLNHTQPSLNHTQPSLNHTRPSLNLLNLAI, from the exons ATGTCATCAGA tctgaaccatactctgcctagtctgaaccatactctgCCTCGTCTGATCCATACTCAGCCTAGTCTGATCCATACTCAGCCTAGTCTGAACcatgctcgacctagtctgaaccatactcgatctagtctgaaccatactctgcctagtctgaaccatactctgCCTGGTCTGAACCATACTCTGCCTCGTCTGAACCATACTCTGCCTCGTCTGATCCATACTCAGCCTAGTCTGAACcatgctcgacctagtctgaaccatactctgCCTCGTCTGAACCATACCCagcctagtctgaaccatactctgcctagtctgaaccatgctcgacctagtctgaaccatacccagcctagtctgaaccatacactgcctagtctgaaccatactctgcctagtctgaaccatactctgcctagtctgaaccatactctgCCTCGTCTGATCCATACTCAGCCTAGTCTGAACcatgctcgacctagtctgaaccatactctgcctagtctgaaccatactctgTCTCGTCTGAACCATACTCTGCCTCGTCTGATCCATACTCAGCCTAGTCTGAACcatgctcgacctagtctgaaccatactctgCCTCGTCTGAACCATACCCagcctagtctgaaccatactctgCCTCGTCTGAACcatgctcgacctagtctgaaccatactcagcctagtctgaaccatactctgTCTCGTCTGAACCATACTCTGCCTCGTCTGAACCATACTCTGCCTCGTCTGAACCATGcccgacctagtctgaaccatactctgCCTACTCTGAACCATACTCTGTCTCGTCTGAACCATACTCTGCCTCGTCTGAACCATACTCtgcctagtctgaaccatactctgCCTCGTCTGAACCATACTCtgcctagtctgaaccatactctgcctagtctgaaccatactctgcctagtctgaaccatactctgcctagtctgaaccatactctgcctagtctgaaccatactctgCCTCGTCTGATCCATACTCAGCCTAGTCTGAACcatgctcgacctagtctgaaccatactcagcctagtctgaaccatactcagcctagtctgaaccatactcgacctagtctgaaccttCTCAACCTAGCTAtatag